A single window of Vigna unguiculata cultivar IT97K-499-35 chromosome 1, ASM411807v1, whole genome shotgun sequence DNA harbors:
- the LOC114177460 gene encoding FT-interacting protein 3-like, whose translation MQRPPPEDFLLKETKPHLGGGKVSGDKLTSTYDLVEQMQYLYVRVVKAKDLPAKDVTGSCDPYTEVKLGNYKGTTRHFEKKSNPEWNQVFAFSKDRIQASILEVTVKDKDVVRDDFIGRVLFDLNEVPKRVPPDSPLAPQWYRLEDRKGDKAKGELMLAVWMGTQADEAFPEAWHSDAATVSGTDALANIRSKVYLSPKLWYLRVNVIEAQDLQPSDKGRYPEVFVKASLGNQTLRTRISQSRTINPMWNEDMMFVAAEPFEEPLILSVEDRVAPNKEESLGRCAIPLQMVERRLDYKPVNTKWYNIEKHVVIMEGEKKKEIKFSSKIHMRICLEGGYHVLDESTHYSSDLRPTAKQLWKSSIGVLELGILNAQGLMPMKTKDGKGTTDAYCVAKYGQKWVRTRTIIDSFAPRWNEQYTWEVFDPCTVITIGVFDNCHLHGGDKGGGAKDSKIGKVRIRLSTLETDRVYTHSYPLLVLHPNGVKKMGEIHLAVRFTCSSLLNMMHMYSLPLLPKMHYIHPLTVSQLDNLRHQATQIVSMRLSRAEPPLRKEIVEYMLDVGSHMWSMRRSKANFFRIMGVLSGLIAVGKWFDQICNWKNPITTVLIHILFIILVMYPELILPTIFLYLFLIGVWYYRWRPRHPPHMDTRLSHADSAHPDELDEEFDTFPTTRHSDIVRMRYDRLRSIAGRIQTVVGDLATQGERLQSLLSWRDPRATALFVIFCLVAAIVLYVTPFQVVALLTGIYVLRHPRFRHKLPSVPLNFFRRLPARTDCML comes from the coding sequence ATGCAGAGGCCTCCACCGGAAGATTTTCTGTTGAAGGAGACCAAGCCCCACCTTGGTGGGGGAAAGGTCTCCGGCGACAAGCTTACAAGCACATATGACCTTGTCGAGCAAATGCAGTACCTTTACGTGAGGGTCGTGAAGGCTAAGGATTTACCTGCAAAGGATGTCACCGGCAGTTGTGACCCTTATACTGAAGTGAAGTTGGGGAACTACAAAGGCACCACACGGCACTTCGAGAAGAAGAGTAATCCTGAATGGAACCAGGTTTTTGCTTTCTCGAAGGACCGCATTCAGGCTTCCATTCTGGAGGTGACTGTGAAGGATAAGGATGTTGTGAGGGATGATTTCATCGGTCGGGTGTTGTTCGACCTGAATGAGGTTCCAAAGCGTGTTCCACCGGATAGTCCTCTCGCGCCGCAGTGGTATAGATTGGAGGATAGGAAGGGTGATAAGGCAAAGGGGGAGCTAATGCTTGCTGTTTGGATGGGCACACAGGCTGATGAAGCATTTCCCGAAGCATGGCACTCCGATGCTGCGACGGTTAGTGGGACTGATGCTCTTGCCAACATTAGATCGAAGGTGTATCTGTCTCCTAAGCTTTGGTATTTGAGGGTTAATGTGATAGAGGCGCAAGACCTGCAGCCGAGTGACAAGGGTAGGTACCCTGAAGTTTTTGTTAAGGCTTCTCTGGGAAATCAGACCTTGAGGACTAGAATCTCTCAGAGCAGGACCATCAATCCAATGTGGAATGAGGATATGATGTTTGTGGCTGCTGAACCATTCGAGGAGCCTCTGATTTTGAGTGTGGAAGACAGAGTTGCCCCTAACAAGGAGGAATCGCTTGGGAGGTGTGCAATTCCTTTACAGATGGTGGAGCGGAGACTGGATTACAAACCTGTGAATACCAAGTGGTATAACATTGAAAAGCACGTTGTTATAATGGAAggagaaaagaagaaggagatCAAGTTTTCAAGCAAGATTCATATGAGGATCTGTCTGGAAGGTGGTTATCATGTTTTGGACGAATCGACTCACTACAGCAGTGATCTTCGCCCAACTGCGAAACAGCTGTGGAAGTCCAGCATTGGAGTTCTTGAACTGGGGATATTGAATGCTCAGGGTTTGATGCCAATGAAGACAAAAGATGGTAAGGGAACAACAGATGCATATTGTGTAGCAAAGTATGGGCAGAAGTGGGTGAGGACAAGGACAATCATTGATAGCTTTGCACCCCGGTGGAATGAGCAATATACTTGGGAGGTTTTTGATCCTTGCACTGTGATTACAATCGGTGTCTTTGATAACTGTCATTTGCATGGTGGTGATAAGGGCGGAGGAGCAAAAGATTCGAAAATTGGGAAGGTAAGAATCCGTCTTTCCACCCTTGAGACTGACCGTGTGTATACACATTCGTATCCTCTTCTAGTTCTTCATCCAAATGGGGTGAAGAAAATGGGTGAAATCCACTTGGCTGTAAGGTTTACTTGTTCTTCTTTGCTTAACATGATGCACATGTATTCACTGCCTTTGTTGCCTAAGATGCATTATATTCACCCACTAACTGTTAGCCAGCTTGACAATTTGAGGCATCAAGCTACTCAGATTGTTTCAATGAGACTGAGTCGTGCGGAGCCACCCTTGAGAAAGGAGATAGTGGAATATATGCTGGATGTGGGTTCCCACATGTGGAGCATGAGAAGAAGCAAGGCCAACTTTTTCAGGATCATGGGAGTTTTGAGTGGACTAATAGCTGTAGGAAAATGGTTTGACCAAATCTGCAATTGGAAAAATCCAATCACAACAGTTCTGATCCATATCCTGTTCATAATATTGGTCATGTACCCTGAGCTTATCTTACCTACAATATTCCTATACCTCTTCTTGATTGGAGTTTGGTACTATAGATGGAGGCCAAGACACCCTCCTCACATGGACACTCGTCTCTCTCATGCAGATTCTGCTCACCCAGATGAACTTGATGAAGAGTTTGACACATTCCCAACCACCAGACATTCAGACATCGTGAGAATGAGATATGATCGGCTTAGAAGCATTGCTGGGAGGATTCAGACAGTGGTTGGTGATTTGGCCACACAAGGGGAGAGGCTGCAATCTTTGCTCAGCTGGAGGGACCCAAGAGCAACTGCACTCTTTGTGATTTTCTGTCTGGTTGCTGCCATTGTTCTCTATGTCACTCCATTCCAGGTTGTGGCACTTCTCACTGGAATCTATGTATTGAGACACCCCAGGTTCCGCCACAAGCTTCCTTCGGTGCCTCTCAACTTCTTCAGAAGACTGCCTGCAAGAACTGATTGCATGCTCTGA